The DNA segment CCCGTGGACAGTGTGGTCAGCATCCAAAACCTGTCGCTGGTTGGCGAGCAGTACATTGACTTCAAGCCGAAACGCGTTGTGCCGCCATACTTCAGCGACGGCGCGGTGATCCCGGCCGATCGCGTCGCGCGCGCCGTGACCGTCAGCGACCTGTTGGCTAGGGCCAATGCGCTACTGGCGGCGATCAATCCGACGTACGTGCGCACCGTCGTCAGCAACGTCTCGCAGGCGTTGGCCGGCAACGACGACGCCCTGGACTCGTTGGCCACCACGGCCGGGTTGGTCGCCAAAATGGAGTGGGAGCGTAGGCAACTGCTCGCGACCCTGTTCGGCAATGTTGCGACGCTGACTACCGATCTGGACGAACTGCACGCCGGGGCGGTGCTCGGCGAGGCCGGAAACCTGCTGCCGGGCACGGTCTTGGCGTTGACCGGGCTGGTCCGCGATACCGATGAGTACACCCGCGCCGCCGGTGACGGAGCCTTTGCCCCGGGTGGGCCGATCCCCACGCTGGTCGCCAACCTCGGCGAGTATGCCGACATGTTGTCCGGTCCGCTGAGCACCTTCGCGGCGGTGCTGGAGCCGGCGACCGCGCCGCTGCGCGGATTCATGGTCGACGCCGGGCACTGGCTGGATTATTGGGAGTCGACCTTCAACGACGCCGGTGGACTACGTGTGCAGGTGAACGTGCCGGAATGGCACCAACAGTGAGGAATCGAGCATGAGCATCGACACCGCCGACGTCGCGACGGACGCGGACGAGAATGACCCTGTCGTTGTGGACCGGCCCAACGGGTTATCCAAGCTGCGGCGCCTTATTCGGCGGCCATGGTGGTGGGTATCGGTGGTGGTGGCGGCGGCGGTGATCGGCGCCGGGGTGTTCGGCTTGCTGAAGTACGGCGGCGTGGTCGATGAGCTGGCGGCCCTGCGCCGGGCCGAATCCGATCGTGACGCGGCGGCCGGGCTGGCCAAGGAATATGCGCTGAAGTCGCTGACCTACAGCTTCGAGGATCCGGACGCCTTCTTCCGTTCGGTGGAGAGCGGGGTATCACAGGCGCTCAAGGACAAGTACGTCAACGCCACCGATCTCCTCAAGGGCATCATGGTGCAGGCGCAGGTCTCCTCGTCGGGCGAAGTGCTCGCCACCGATGCCGTCGCCCAGCCCGGTCAGGTATACCAGGTGGTGGTGGCGGCCGCGCAGACCACCCGCAACCTGCAGAACCCGAAGCCGCGGGTGTCGCTGATCCTGCTGCAGGTCACGGTCAACAAGGTTGGCGACGGTTGGCAGGTCTCCGATATCGGGCCAAAGACCGGCAGTCACGGTCCCAACACGGATCAGGGCCCGGCGCCCAGCTCGGTACCAGAACCAGGGCGGTAGGCCGCCAGCGTCGATGTTTGGCGCGTGCGGTATCCGGCAATGTGTTAGGGCATGCGCGACGCTTCGAGCATGGCGCGATCGACATGGTGCCGCCCAGCAACGGCGAAACCCGCCTCGGCAGGCGGCTGTACACCGCCAACCGGTGCCGGTCGGCCTCAGCGATGCCGTCCAGTAACTCAACATCTCCGGAAGGCACCCGGGATGGCCCGTTG comes from the Mycobacterium shinjukuense genome and includes:
- a CDS encoding MlaD family protein — encoded protein: MKFNAATTVVILVITTMLGVVYLSLSVLHLDPTEKATRLTLLLDNSGGLMPTSQVTMRGIRVGRVTGIRTTPTGLQVSIELDRAHPVPVDSVVSIQNLSLVGEQYIDFKPKRVVPPYFSDGAVIPADRVARAVTVSDLLARANALLAAINPTYVRTVVSNVSQALAGNDDALDSLATTAGLVAKMEWERRQLLATLFGNVATLTTDLDELHAGAVLGEAGNLLPGTVLALTGLVRDTDEYTRAAGDGAFAPGGPIPTLVANLGEYADMLSGPLSTFAAVLEPATAPLRGFMVDAGHWLDYWESTFNDAGGLRVQVNVPEWHQQ